A genomic segment from uncultured Alistipes sp. encodes:
- a CDS encoding OmpH family outer membrane protein: MKRLILLAAGVLSAGILSAQNYIVVNSEKIFKSIDAYNNTIEELDSLAKQYQKQVDEKFAEVETLYNNYQYQKASLSSAARQARENTILAKEKEAQEYQESLFGQEGTLMKTRIAKISPIQKEVFAAIENYAKQVGADLVLDSSNNPTLLYNNPSVERTQQVIDLLKK; encoded by the coding sequence ATGAAACGGCTGATTTTATTGGCAGCAGGTGTGCTGTCCGCAGGAATCCTCTCGGCACAAAATTACATAGTCGTCAACAGCGAGAAGATATTCAAGTCGATAGACGCCTACAACAACACCATCGAAGAGCTGGATTCGCTCGCCAAACAGTACCAGAAACAGGTGGATGAGAAATTCGCCGAGGTAGAGACCCTCTACAACAACTACCAGTATCAGAAGGCTTCGCTCTCCTCGGCAGCTCGCCAGGCCCGCGAAAATACAATCCTCGCCAAGGAAAAAGAGGCGCAGGAGTATCAGGAAAGCCTCTTCGGGCAGGAGGGAACCCTGATGAAAACCCGAATCGCCAAGATCTCGCCGATCCAGAAAGAGGTCTTCGCCGCCATTGAAAACTATGCCAAACAGGTCGGAGCCGATCTCGTCCTCGACTCCTCGAACAACCCCACGCTGCTCTACAACAACCCCTCGGTTGAACGCACGCAGCAGGTGATCGACCTCCTGAAAAAATAA
- a CDS encoding helix-turn-helix domain-containing protein — MNNEIRETPITRFTLQELISIHGGTNRPGIMGECIAASTKSHLQTFRDPCRIDAFIIGVGTEGECSGLLNLQEFRIKKDTLFICGPNSILQGQSVEQLTVHTIAISPDFFKRINIDTKHLLPLLLQFASYPCLDISHDECQAMQSFIALIEQELKAPESEFSTEIIGGLISGTIYKVGEILHRYLSEHPEVENPAHDRAKEHFTQFIRLLNESYKRERSVGFYAQQLCITPKYLTTLIKRISGKSVSEWIDSYVILEAKTLLKYSDMSVQEIAYSLNFPNQSFFGSYFKRNTGMSPSQYRTRQQHG, encoded by the coding sequence ATGAACAACGAGATCCGGGAAACCCCCATCACCCGCTTTACGCTTCAGGAACTCATCTCCATACACGGAGGTACAAACAGGCCGGGGATAATGGGTGAATGCATCGCCGCCAGCACCAAATCCCATCTGCAGACATTCCGGGATCCATGTCGAATCGATGCGTTCATCATCGGAGTCGGGACCGAAGGCGAATGCTCCGGACTGCTCAATCTCCAGGAATTCCGGATCAAAAAGGACACGCTGTTCATCTGCGGGCCCAACAGCATTCTCCAGGGCCAGTCCGTCGAACAGTTGACCGTACACACCATCGCCATATCGCCCGACTTCTTCAAGCGCATCAACATCGACACGAAACACCTGCTGCCGCTGCTCCTGCAATTTGCATCCTATCCCTGCCTGGATATCTCGCACGACGAATGCCAGGCCATGCAGAGTTTCATCGCCCTGATCGAACAGGAACTCAAGGCGCCGGAGAGCGAATTCTCGACCGAAATCATCGGGGGGCTCATCTCGGGAACCATCTACAAGGTCGGCGAGATCCTCCACCGCTACCTTTCGGAGCATCCCGAAGTCGAAAACCCGGCCCACGACCGTGCCAAGGAACACTTCACGCAATTCATCCGGCTGCTCAACGAAAGCTACAAACGAGAACGAAGCGTCGGATTCTACGCCCAGCAACTCTGCATTACCCCCAAGTACCTCACCACGCTGATCAAACGCATCAGCGGAAAGTCCGTCTCGGAATGGATCGACAGTTACGTGATCCTCGAAGCCAAAACGCTGCTCAAATATTCGGACATGAGCGTGCAGGAGATTGCCTATTCGCTGAATTTCCCCAACCAGTCGTTCTTCGGAAGCTACTTCAAACGCAACACCGGCATGTCTCCGTCGCAGTACAGGACCCGGCAACAGCACGGATAG
- a CDS encoding isoprenyl transferase, with protein MSELKRIPQHVAIIMDGNGRWAELRGLERCEGHAAGVEPVRASLRAAARHGVKFLTLYAFSTENWGRPSAEVDALMELFCQSVANEAPELIRQGVRVRMIGERSRFSEKVQKALAEIEDRTAEGKTITLILALNYSSRSEITRAVRRIAEKVADGQIAPDRIQEETVAENLDTAPYPDPDLIIRTSGEQRLSNFLLWQASYAELWFPEVLWPDFTEREFDRAIEEYAHRDRRFGLVKGK; from the coding sequence ATGAGCGAATTGAAACGCATACCGCAACACGTCGCCATCATTATGGACGGAAACGGCCGCTGGGCCGAACTGCGCGGACTGGAACGCTGCGAAGGCCATGCGGCCGGGGTCGAACCCGTCCGCGCCTCACTGCGCGCAGCGGCACGGCACGGTGTGAAGTTCCTCACGCTCTACGCCTTCTCCACGGAAAACTGGGGACGGCCCTCGGCTGAAGTCGACGCCCTGATGGAACTCTTCTGCCAAAGCGTCGCCAATGAAGCCCCCGAACTGATCCGACAGGGCGTCCGCGTCCGGATGATCGGCGAACGCTCCCGATTCTCGGAAAAGGTCCAAAAGGCCCTCGCCGAAATCGAGGACCGAACCGCCGAAGGGAAAACAATCACCCTGATCCTCGCACTCAACTACTCCTCGCGCAGCGAAATAACCCGCGCCGTGCGCCGAATCGCCGAAAAAGTCGCCGACGGACAGATCGCCCCCGACCGGATTCAGGAGGAAACCGTCGCGGAAAACCTCGACACGGCACCCTATCCCGACCCCGACCTGATCATCCGAACCAGCGGCGAACAGCGCCTGAGCAATTTCCTGCTCTGGCAGGCTTCATACGCCGAACTCTGGTTCCCCGAGGTCCTCTGGCCCGATTTCACTGAAAGGGAGTTCGACCGCGCCATCGAAGAGTACGCCCACCGGGACCGGCGTTTCGGCCTCGTCAAAGGTAAATGA
- a CDS encoding OmpH family outer membrane protein translates to MKKILKLTLAIALLMGSTSLFAQKFGRINTQEIIMSMPETKTMQTNMEAYAKELQDNIETMNVEFNTKLQDFQKNFNTLTDIAKEMKEKDLNDLQARIREFQERAQQEYQKKQNELLSPIIEKAKNAIDKISAAGGYLVVFDTSTGSLAYFDEATLTDIAPEVKKELGITETPAATTTPAPAAE, encoded by the coding sequence ATGAAAAAAATTCTCAAATTAACACTTGCCATCGCCCTGCTGATGGGGTCCACGTCGCTCTTCGCGCAGAAATTCGGACGCATCAACACGCAGGAGATCATCATGTCGATGCCCGAAACCAAGACCATGCAGACCAACATGGAGGCTTATGCCAAGGAGTTGCAGGACAACATCGAGACGATGAACGTCGAATTCAATACCAAACTGCAGGATTTCCAGAAGAATTTCAACACCCTCACCGACATCGCCAAAGAGATGAAGGAGAAGGATCTCAACGACCTGCAGGCCCGAATCCGCGAATTCCAGGAGCGCGCACAGCAGGAGTATCAGAAAAAGCAGAACGAACTCCTCTCCCCGATCATCGAGAAGGCCAAGAACGCCATCGACAAGATCTCGGCAGCTGGCGGATACCTCGTCGTATTCGACACCTCGACGGGTTCGCTGGCTTACTTCGATGAGGCTACGTTGACCGACATCGCTCCCGAAGTGAAGAAGGAGCTCGGAATCACCGAGACGCCCGCAGCCACCACGACGCCTGCACCTGCCGCCGAATAA
- the bamA gene encoding outer membrane protein assembly factor BamA, with protein MNYSGKIFSAAALLVLCCSNIFAQEPQPQDTTAAPKPAISENAPMFKSAGDPKLYYIRKINVHGVKYLNPDVLKSSAGLIEGDSIYLPSNFIANAITRFWSQRFFSDVKIGAEIDGDSLDLEVFLKERPRVYNWMFEGISKGKQKELLEKLKLKRGSELSDYVIDKNKKLIRDYWSEKGFRNTEVDVRIDNDSLRPGQAVNVTFLIDRKEKVKIGQINFIGNDQFKDKRLRRTFKKTHQKSINFFKGAKLNESDYEADKELLIDFYNSKGYRNANIVRDSIYPINEKRIGIDLEVSEGNKYYIRNVSWVGNSVYETDALQRMFGVKKGDTYDKKSMHKRLGIGKESNPDEMSVSSLYQNEGYLMSQIEPAETIIGADSIDIEVKVFEGKQFTINNVGISGNQRVDDEVIRRELYTRPGELYNRSLLMQTIRTLGSMGHFNPEAIMPDIKPVTNELVDINWPLEEQASDQFNIAGGWGSGTFVGSVGITLNNLSVKNFFKKGAWRPYPMGQNQRLSLSAQTNGTYYKAFALSFTDPWLGGKKPNSFTFSAHISEQNNAYYIWQTATQYFRTYGVAAGLGKRLNWPDPYFTFYAEASYERYNLKNWTGFVVENGSSNLLSLKLVFGRNSVDQPIYPRRGSEFSASVQATLPYSLWDGKDYSDQSMSDQDRYRWIEFHKWQFKAQWFQGFLNNSNLVLMLKAEMGYLGSYNKNKVSPFQRYEVGGDGMSGYNIYGIDIIAMRGYEDGALDPSSYYSRGYNKYTAELRYPVILKPSSQIYVLGFLEGGNAFDSWKEFSPFKIKRSAGFGVRLYLPVVGMLGIDWGYGFDPPANSTTKSGSQFHFVLGQQF; from the coding sequence ATGAACTATTCCGGTAAGATATTCTCGGCTGCAGCCCTCCTCGTGCTGTGCTGCTCGAATATATTCGCCCAGGAGCCCCAGCCCCAGGATACGACGGCCGCTCCGAAACCCGCCATCTCCGAAAACGCACCGATGTTCAAAAGCGCCGGAGATCCCAAACTGTACTACATCCGAAAGATCAATGTCCACGGCGTCAAGTACCTCAACCCCGACGTGCTGAAGTCGTCCGCCGGACTGATCGAGGGCGATTCGATCTATCTGCCCAGCAACTTCATCGCAAACGCAATCACCCGATTCTGGAGCCAGCGCTTCTTCTCCGACGTGAAGATCGGAGCCGAAATCGACGGAGACAGCCTCGATCTGGAGGTGTTCCTCAAGGAGCGGCCCCGGGTCTACAACTGGATGTTCGAGGGGATCTCAAAGGGCAAGCAGAAGGAACTGCTCGAAAAACTCAAACTCAAACGAGGCAGCGAACTCTCCGATTACGTCATCGACAAGAACAAGAAACTCATTCGGGACTATTGGTCTGAAAAGGGTTTCCGAAACACCGAAGTGGACGTGCGGATCGACAACGACTCCCTGCGCCCCGGACAGGCCGTCAACGTCACCTTCCTGATCGACCGCAAGGAGAAGGTCAAGATCGGACAGATCAACTTCATCGGGAACGACCAGTTCAAGGACAAACGCCTGCGCCGCACCTTCAAGAAAACGCACCAGAAGTCCATCAACTTCTTCAAGGGCGCCAAACTCAACGAATCCGATTACGAGGCCGACAAGGAGCTCCTTATCGACTTCTACAACTCGAAGGGTTACCGAAACGCCAACATCGTCCGGGACTCGATCTATCCGATCAACGAAAAACGGATCGGGATCGACCTCGAAGTCTCCGAAGGCAACAAATACTACATCCGCAACGTCTCGTGGGTCGGAAACTCCGTCTATGAAACCGACGCCCTGCAGCGCATGTTCGGCGTCAAGAAGGGCGACACCTACGACAAGAAATCCATGCACAAGCGGCTCGGTATCGGCAAGGAGAGCAATCCCGACGAAATGTCCGTGTCGTCGCTCTACCAGAACGAGGGATACCTCATGTCGCAGATCGAACCCGCCGAGACGATCATCGGAGCCGACTCGATCGATATAGAAGTCAAGGTCTTCGAGGGCAAGCAGTTTACCATCAACAACGTCGGGATCTCCGGAAACCAGAGAGTCGACGACGAGGTCATCCGCCGCGAACTCTACACCCGACCGGGCGAGCTCTACAACCGCTCGCTGCTGATGCAGACCATCCGTACGCTCGGATCCATGGGGCACTTCAACCCCGAGGCCATCATGCCCGACATCAAGCCCGTCACCAACGAGCTCGTCGACATCAACTGGCCCCTCGAAGAGCAGGCTTCCGACCAGTTCAACATCGCCGGAGGCTGGGGATCGGGCACCTTCGTGGGATCCGTCGGCATCACGCTGAACAACCTGTCGGTCAAGAACTTCTTCAAGAAGGGTGCCTGGAGACCCTACCCCATGGGGCAGAACCAGCGGCTCTCGCTCTCGGCCCAGACCAACGGCACCTATTACAAGGCCTTCGCCCTGAGCTTCACCGACCCCTGGCTCGGCGGCAAGAAGCCCAACTCGTTCACCTTCTCGGCACATATCTCCGAGCAGAACAACGCATACTACATCTGGCAGACCGCCACGCAATACTTCCGGACGTACGGTGTCGCCGCCGGTCTCGGAAAGCGCCTCAACTGGCCCGACCCCTACTTCACCTTCTACGCCGAGGCCAGCTACGAACGCTACAACCTCAAGAACTGGACCGGATTCGTCGTCGAAAACGGCAGTTCGAACCTCCTATCGCTGAAACTCGTCTTCGGCCGCAACTCCGTCGACCAGCCCATCTATCCGCGCCGCGGTTCGGAGTTCAGCGCCTCGGTGCAGGCTACGCTCCCCTACTCGCTCTGGGACGGGAAGGACTACTCCGACCAGTCGATGAGCGACCAGGACCGCTACCGCTGGATCGAATTCCACAAGTGGCAGTTCAAGGCCCAGTGGTTCCAGGGATTCCTCAACAACTCGAACCTCGTGCTGATGCTCAAGGCCGAAATGGGATACCTCGGAAGCTACAACAAGAACAAGGTCTCGCCCTTCCAGCGTTATGAGGTCGGTGGCGACGGCATGTCGGGATACAACATCTACGGTATCGACATCATCGCCATGCGCGGTTACGAAGACGGCGCCCTCGACCCTTCGAGCTACTACTCCCGCGGTTACAACAAGTACACCGCCGAGTTGCGATACCCGGTCATTCTGAAACCCTCGTCGCAGATCTATGTCCTCGGATTCCTCGAAGGCGGTAACGCGTTCGACTCCTGGAAGGAGTTCTCGCCCTTCAAGATCAAACGGTCGGCCGGTTTCGGCGTGCGGCTCTATCTGCCCGTCGTCGGTATGCTCGGTATCGACTGGGGCTACGGATTCGATCCCCCCGCAAACTCCACCACCAAGAGCGGCAGCCAGTTCCACTTTGTCCTCGGTCAGCAGTTCTAA